The stretch of DNA TTGTCATGTAAACGAAGACtggaggtcacgtgattctcTGGTCGGTGTTATACGGTGTCTATCATGGAGATATACTTACTCTACGTAAATGTTGACGTAAAAGGATTCTGTCACAAGTAATGAGTGTTGATCTTAGCtccagatcacgtgagccTATTATTTGTGCAAATATCATGCCCCAGGTTCGCTCTTGTTGTTTTAAATGGCGATGTTTTTGTACTCCATCTTGTCTCAATCAGTTGGAGGATGGGTTTCTGGAATATGTCTTGTTCACGAGATTTGTTTGGATGTTTTTATGGAGATTGACTAATTACATAATccattcacgtgactttccACTAGTCGACTTTTTTATTATGACTAATTACATAATccaaccacgtgacttcccGCTAGTCGacttttttattatttacTTGCTATAATGTATTTAGTTGGACTCCGCTTGGCAAAGAATAATCGGTCTAAATCAGCTATTCTGAACCCCAAAAACAATAATACAAACCTCATTCGATAGCTCCAATCCTGGGCTTCACAAATATCCACTCTGATCGACATTTTGACACCAAAAATCTCCAGATTAttttaattaattaattattttttattattttttatttaattatTTTTGTCCTTCCAGTGAATACACCAAATGCTGTCACGCCAAACCACACTTTTCAAAGGAAAAATTTTAGACCCCAGTCACAGACCGGTAATTCCACATGTCACacattcacgtgaccccgTGACTGAAACTACGAGGCCACAAATCTCCACATCTGTTCTGTCCACTCAGAATAGGTCCATATTGAGCAACCTTattatactgtagtatcTACGAAAGGGTCGAAGGAAGGACCAAAATCGCCGACTTTTGCCCATTAAGGGGGGGTTCAGCAATTGTTCTCCTTACGTTGCCATTGCCTGCAactttttccttcttcacctcccTTCTAGATCCCATTCTGGAAACACCCTCAATTCCACCCATAATCCATTCATATTCATGCACATGCATCTAACATGCATCCTCCTGCATATCACCAATATGTATACTTCCGACACTAGGACGGAACAACTCCACACCTCCACCAAACActctctttctcctccaccactcctcctctcccAGAACGAAAATGACAGCTGTCCGGGTACGACTCTGTGGTGGTCTGGCGACTCATAACCTGTTTATCCGTCACTACAGCCGCAAACCCATCTCTCTCAAGCTCCCTGATCTCGACTTTTCTACTCCTAAAAAACAAATCAACTTTTGCGACAAATGTCCCCCTCCAGACAGAGACACGCCGTATACACGGTTGTTTCCGGCGGAGCACGAAGACGCAATCGACTACAAGAAATCCATGCCTGCAGCGTTCCATCTGCGCCATCTGCTCATCTCCACGGGCTCCCATAAATGGCCCAAAGCAATTGAGAAAGATGAAGGAACTTTGGCGGGACTGATTGCAGAAAAACGACACGAGTTTCCTCTGCGAAGTAAAATGGCCAAGGCGGGGATTCTGATTAGTAATACAACGTTGCCAAGCGAGCCAGGTGTTTCAGATGTCTCCAGTGCCTATCTGTTCCCCGACAACCTGTTCATTCCCGAGATTCCCCATCCCAAAACACAAGAGTTTCTGGATACTCTTTTGGAGCAAAATGACGAAATCCGCGCCATCAAATTGAAAGAGAATTTTGGAGCACGTGACAACTCCGCCGATCTATGGCTGGTCTGTGGCCATGCTGAGAGAGACGCCCGATGTGGAGATATTGGCCCGCTGATTCTGGGCGAAATGGACGAAATCAAACAGGAATACGCTCGTGACACGTCACGAGACTCTCCACGTGATATCCACACGGCACTGATTAGTCACATTGGCGGTCATGCTTTTGCCGGAAACGTGCTTCTGTTTTCAGGACAGACAGGATCCAGTTCCTGGTTTGGACGAGTCCGACCAGAGCATATTCAGGGGTTGGTGAAGGAGTGGAACGATGGTCGAATTGTCAAGGAACTGTATAGAGGTTCTTTTGCTGACTAAGGAGCTTGAAACGGAGTCAGAAATCGGTGCGACTTTTGTCGGTCCCTGTTGGAGATATCCTGAGTTTCATGACCAATAGAATCGACATATCCTTCACTTTCTTGTCATAACCTCTCTGATAAAGGTCATACAATATTGGATTCTCGGTTGAAACACACTGAATCTTGCCTCTTTCCGTTTGCTATCAATCTAACCACCCCCTCATGTACATAGAAATAGACTGACTTTCGGTTAGTAAGCGAAATGGTGTGTGCTGTAAATATATGGGTCACACGATGACATGGGTGTAACTTGGCGATCTATTGGAAATCATTATCTCAAGATCGGTAGAGTTCTTGGTTGGGCGTATTGTATATCAACTAAAGTTTAAGTAAATATCGGAGTTTGTATTTCACACATAATATGCCAAAGTTTGAATATCACgacttgtttttttcccagAAACAATCTCCTGCCCCTGGATACATcttggtactgtactcataTTCTTTTCATTCATCCAGCTTTTCTCAATCCCCAAATTGCAACCTCCAGGGTATCTTTAGTTCAACTATATCTTCAACTAAACGTGGGTTGAGATGGACATCCATCCAATGACTTTATTACAAGTCCAGTCCGGCTAAGAGATGAAACGGGACATTCAACTTCTCGTAATGTCTgcaagtcacgtggtaGACTCAGATCTCCACTGACACCTATATTTCTCTGAGATATTATGCAATCTAGACCATGTCCTCAGGACAATTTAACCTATAGAAATACTGATAACCAGTCCCAAGAAATTGAGCTCTTTGGAGTCCCATCATAGAGCCTTAGTCAGCTATCTAAAAGCTCAAATTTCTTGTTAATCGATACCTTCCATGTAAATTAGTCTATTTCACTCACTTTCACTCCGTCATATCCTCTGGAGAGCAATTTTTTTGGAAACGTTTCATTCCTTCCTCTTGTCAGATGTCGACAAAGTCTAACTAAAGACTTGTCTCCGTTATCTCCGAACCTCCACGGAGTCCCATAAATTGATGGAAAGAGCCCGCGGAAATCTGAAGGATTGTATTCCAAGTCTTTCTGTCGGAGCAAACACTTTCcctttgttttttttgagatATCTCTTCTGTGGGGACCGTGAGACATCTTATCAAAAGAGCAAGTGGGCGGAGTTTCACCCAATCCTGAGTCTCATTCtacgtcacgtgactcgttCCATGGCACGCTCTCCATATGACTCGCTCtacatcacgtgaatctCCCATCACAACTCTCGCCAAACCATCAACTTGATACTAGGCATTGTAGCAACCCCCTTAGTCAGCTCATAAATATCCGCTTGTGtttgggtcacgtgacccagcCCTGGACCGCTCCCGATTCAGCCATCTTTAGCACTTATTTTTTTATCCATCGAAATTTCACTCCGAACCTTGATTATTaattttcttttttttcgcctTTCATTTTTGACCGTATTTTTTTGACCCAACGATGATAATTAACGGCCAGAGACGAATTATCCCAGGATAATCCCATcttaaaaataaaataataatatagCTCTAAAACGTCAGCTGAGCTGTGTATATATCGTCGATCACGTGGCCTACACGGCATCTACAGGCCTACACGTGACCAGCCGCAATCGTGTGAAAaggtttgtttttttatttttattttatttttgcCTTGTTCACAAAATTCCACCATCTGCAATGCAAACCAATCATTAACTGATAAGCCACAGTTCAGCGAATGGGGGCAAAACGAGA from Yarrowia lipolytica chromosome 1D, complete sequence encodes:
- a CDS encoding uncharacterized protein (Compare to YALI0D02651g, weakly similar to uniprot|Q9HED1 Neurospora crassa Related to sucrose cleavage protein) → MTAVRVRLCGGLATHNLFIRHYSRKPISLKLPDLDFSTPKKQINFCDKCPPPDRDTPYTRLFPAEHEDAIDYKKSMPAAFHLRHLLISTGSHKWPKAIEKDEGTLAGLIAEKRHEFPLRSKMAKAGILISNTTLPSEPGVSDVSSAYLFPDNLFIPEIPHPKTQEFLDTLLEQNDEIRAIKLKENFGARDNSADLWLVCGHAERDARCGDIGPLILGEMDEIKQEYARDTSRDSPRDIHTALISHIGGHAFAGNVLLFSGQTGSSSWFGRVRPEHIQGLVKEWNDGRIVKELYRGSFAD